The following nucleotide sequence is from Pseudobutyrivibrio ruminis HUN009.
GAGAGGCCGTACTTTGGACAATGCATTTATCATTTTGGATGAGGCACAAAACACTACACCAGCCCAAATGAAGATGTTTTTGACACGTATTGGTTTTGGTTCAAAAGCTGTAATTACTGGCGATAAGACTCAAAAGGACTTGCCTACTGGAGTAAAATCAGGTCTTGATGATGCCATGGCAGTTTTGAAGAATATTGATGATATAAAGATTTGCAATCTTGATGCAAAGGATGTTGTTAGACATCCACTTGTTCAAAAGATTGTAAATGCTTATGAAGTACACGACAAAAAACTACAAAGCAAGAATAAAAAGGCGAAATAATGAAATGGACTAATCGTTTTTCCACCACAAGAGTATTGTATGCAATAGGCATGGCGTTTGTTTTTATTATTGCCAACACTTTAATGTGTTCCTTTGCCTCTGTACTTATAGACAAATATATTTGCTTAGTTGCAATTAATATTTGTTTCTTTTGCTTACAGTTTTTACTTATCATCAGAAGACGTTTAGAGCAAAAGCTTCCAGAAAAAAACTACATATCCTATGGGAAAATTACATTTGTTGTTCTAATAGAATGGGTTTTAGTTATTGTAATGTCTTTGTTGGCACCAGATTTTTTTGCTCCATTCATAGTACTTCCAATTATTGCAAGTAGCGTTTTTGAGGATAGCCTTTCAAATGCTTTGAGCCTTTATTTGGTGGTAATTACATCTCTTTGCTGGGATTACAATAGCTATACTATTCTTTGCTATATCACTCTTATTCTATTTGGTGGAGTGCTATCAGCGTTCCTTAGAAAAGGAGAGACAATCCAAAAGTTGTATGCTTTGATTCTTGTTTTTGCAATTACAACATTGGTTTCGATAGTATTTTATTATTTTAATTATCTTGAGCTCTCATTTGCAGTTCTGTTTTACGGGATGATTGATGGCATAGTAGCTTGCCTAATTATAGCGGCAATATTCCCTGTAATCAGCCGATTCGTTGATAGGGAGCAGGTGTTGATTTACGATACATTTTTGGATCCAGACTACACTCTCTGTAACGAAATACGAAAGCTGTCTTACATTGAATATCAGCATGCAATGAGACTTTCAAGATTATCTAGAAAGTGTGCTGCAGCTATTAATGCCAACGAAAATCTTGCTGCTTGTGCAGGACTGTATTATCGTCTTGGCAAAATCGAAGGTGAGCCAATGATTGATAACGCAATTAAAATTGCAAATAATCATTGCTTCCCAGCCGAGGTTGTTCAGATTTTGGCGGAGTATGGAGGAATAGTTGTTCTTCCTAGCTCAAAAGAATCGGCTATTGTTCATATGGTAGATTCTGTTGTTACAAAGGTAGAGCTTTTTGATTCTGATTCTATGAGCAGTAGTTGGAATCAAAATATGGTTATATATCAAACTATTAATGAGCTTTCACAAAAAGGCTTCTACGACAACTCAGGACTGACCATGAATCAGTTCTTGAAGATTCGTGAGATTTTAGCAAATGAGGATATTTTAGCATGACAATTTTAATGGAAAGCGAAACAGAAGTTGATTTCGACTTCGATTATGAGAAAGTTGCAAAAGATGTGGTGAATACTGCTTTGGATTATATGAAATTCCCTTTCGAAACTGAAGTAAGCATCACTCTGACAGACAACGATGGTATACAGGTAATCAATAAAGAATTTAGAGATATTGATGCACCTACCGATGTATTATCATTCCCTATGATTGAGTACGAAAAACCGGGTGATTTTTCAAAAATCGAAGAGAATGATGATTTATTTAACCCTGAGACAGGAGAAGTAATTCTTGGAGATATAGTTCTTAATATTCCTCGTATTCATGCGCAAGCAGAGGAATATCAGCATTCAAATCTCAGAGAGTATGCTTTTCTTATAGCCCATAGTATGTTACATTTAATGGGGTTTGATCACATGACAGAGGAGGAAGCTTCTGTTATGGAACAAAAACAAAGGGAGATATTAAACATACTAAATATATCTCGAGATTAATGAAAAGGAGACACTAATCTATGAAAAAACAATTAGTATCCGCATTGCTTGTTTTGAGTATGTGCACATCATTGATTGCCTGCGGTAAAGATGAAGCAGACAATACAGCGGCTGATGATACAGCAAGCAATACAGTACAGGAGGTAGTTGAGCCAGTTGATGATTCTGCAGCTTTTTGGGATCAGGTTTCAGAAGACGGCAAGGTTCGAAGCTACTTAACTGGTGATTGGGTTGATGCTGAGTATGGCAGACAGCGCCCGGTTGCAGTTATGATTGAGAACACAAAGGCATGTTTACCACAGTATGGTATTGGTAATG
It contains:
- the ybeY gene encoding rRNA maturation RNase YbeY, whose amino-acid sequence is MTILMESETEVDFDFDYEKVAKDVVNTALDYMKFPFETEVSITLTDNDGIQVINKEFRDIDAPTDVLSFPMIEYEKPGDFSKIEENDDLFNPETGEVILGDIVLNIPRIHAQAEEYQHSNLREYAFLIAHSMLHLMGFDHMTEEEASVMEQKQREILNILNISRD